The following proteins come from a genomic window of Mariniflexile sp. TRM1-10:
- a CDS encoding amidohydrolase family protein: MIIDSHQHFWKYEPVKHAWIDDAMAAIRKDFMPSDLKQVYKENGIEGCVAVEADQTPAETNFLLSLAAENDFIKGVVGWVDLRANDIEAKLEAYTGKEKLKGFRHVVQGEPDHNFLLRSNFLRGISSLEKHNYTYDILIFPHQLGATLEFVKKFPNQKFVIDHIAKPYIKDGFFDGWATLMQEIAKQEHVYCKLSGMITEADYKSWTAEQIQPYMDLVLEAFGTDRLLYGSDWPVCLVAGNYSKVKELTTNFISKLSTHEKNNIMGNNAIKFYNL, translated from the coding sequence ATTTTTGGAAATACGAACCCGTAAAGCATGCGTGGATTGACGACGCTATGGCCGCTATTCGGAAAGACTTTATGCCATCCGATTTAAAACAGGTTTATAAAGAAAATGGTATTGAGGGTTGTGTAGCTGTTGAAGCGGACCAAACACCTGCAGAAACCAATTTTCTTTTAAGTTTAGCAGCTGAAAACGATTTTATTAAAGGTGTTGTTGGCTGGGTGGATTTAAGAGCTAATGATATTGAAGCTAAATTGGAAGCCTATACAGGTAAAGAAAAACTAAAAGGATTTCGGCATGTGGTACAAGGTGAGCCCGATCATAACTTTTTACTGCGTTCTAATTTCTTAAGAGGGATTTCATCATTGGAAAAGCATAACTATACTTATGATATTCTGATTTTTCCGCATCAATTAGGGGCGACCTTAGAGTTTGTGAAAAAATTTCCAAATCAAAAATTCGTTATTGATCACATCGCAAAACCCTATATTAAAGATGGTTTTTTTGATGGATGGGCAACTTTAATGCAGGAAATTGCAAAGCAAGAGCATGTGTACTGCAAACTTTCGGGCATGATTACCGAGGCCGACTACAAAAGTTGGACCGCCGAACAAATCCAACCTTATATGGACTTGGTTTTGGAGGCCTTTGGTACAGATAGACTTTTGTACGGTTCCGATTGGCCTGTTTGTTTGGTAGCTGGTAACTATTCAAAAGTAAAGGAATTAACAACTAATTTTATTTCAAAATTAAGTACCCACGAGAAAAATAATATCATGGGAAACAATGCGATAAAATTTTATAATCTATAA